In the Haliaeetus albicilla chromosome 7, bHalAlb1.1, whole genome shotgun sequence genome, one interval contains:
- the CCR10 gene encoding C-C chemokine receptor type 10: MELTATTDFYPWEDGYSWEDGMLPELCEKQAVQGFARTYQPAVYLLLSLLGTVGNGLVLLTHTRYRQAHSITDVCLLHLALSDLLLLLTLPFAVTDTLQGWSTGTATCKALQGLYALNFYSGFLFLTCISVDRYVAIVRVPAACRLRPRARRHGWLTVGLAWLLAMLLALPQFIYSQAEQHQDLRICHVVFPRAVSRAARGATNLVQVVLGFAVPFLVMASCYAAIARTLLAARGAQPHRALRVLLALVLVFVALQLPHSLMVLLDAAELLASWEVSCAQSRRKDLALLVTGGLAYLRCCLNPLLYAFLGQRFRQELWLLASDARCVGPLEPRCPSCPSPRQRTSLSTCQDVV; encoded by the coding sequence ATGGAGCTGACCGCCACCACTGACTTCTACCCCTGGGAGGATGGGTACTCATGGGAGGACGGCATGCTGCCCGAGCTCTGTGAGAAGCAGGCAGTGCAGGGCTTCGCCCGCACCTACCAGCCTGCCGTCTACCTGCTGCTCTCACTGCTGGGCACGGTGGGGAATGGGCTGGTGCTGCTCACGCACACCCGCTACCGCCAGGCACACAGCATCACCGACGTCTGCCTCCTGCACCTTGCCCTGTCTgacctcctgctgctcctgacGCTGCCCTTCGCCGTCACCGACACGCTGCAGGGCTGGTCCACAGGCACGGCCACCTGCAAGGCGCTGCAGGGCCTCTACGCCCTCAACTTCTACAGCGGCTTCCTCTTTCTCACCTGCATCAGCGTGGACCGCTACGTGGCCATCGTGCGGGTGCCGGCTGCCTGCCGCCTGCGCCCACGGGCTCGCCGCCACGGTTGGCTGACAGTGGGGCTGGCCTggctgctggccatgctgctggCGCTGCCCCAGTTCATCTACAGCCAAGCGGAGCAGCACCAGGACCTCCGGATCTGTCACGTCGTCTTCCCCCGCGCGGTCTCGCGGGCGGCCCGGGGGGCCACCAACCTGGTGCAGGTCGTGCTGGGCTTCGCGGTGCCCTTCCTGGTGATGGCGAGCTGCTACGCGGCCATAGCCCGAACTCTGCTGGCGGCCCGTGGCGCCCAGCCCCACCGGGCACTACGGGTGCTGCTGGCCCTCGTGCTGGTGtttgtggccctgcagctgccccacagcctgATGGTGCTGCTGGACGCGGCCGAGCTGCTGGCCAGCTGGGAGGTGAGCTGTGCCCAGAGCCGCCGCAAGGACCTGGCACTGCTGGTCACCGGCGGGCTGGCGTACCTGCGCTGCTGCCTCAACCCCCTGCTCTACGCCTTCCTGGGCCAGCGCTTCCGTCAGGAGCTGTGGCTCCTGGCCAGTGATGCCAGGTGCGTGGGGCCCCTTGAGCCACgctgccccagctgccccagTCCCCGCCAGCGGACATCACTCTCCACCTGCCAGGACGTGGTGTAG